Proteins found in one Neomonachus schauinslandi chromosome 1, ASM220157v2, whole genome shotgun sequence genomic segment:
- the LOC110570046 gene encoding keratin-associated protein 13-1-like, giving the protein MSYSCYSGNNSSHSFGAYLRSPSSSCGSSCPSNLVYRTDLCSPSTCQLGSSLPSGSQDTFCEPTSHQTSRVVSSPCQMSYHLPRTSMLSSPCQMTCSGSVGIGSSSCHSLGYGSRSCQSLGCGSQSFRSLGYGVYSFPSLSYGSRFSRPTYSTSRSCQSSCYRPSCGSGFYTSTC; this is encoded by the coding sequence ATGTCCTACAGCTGCTACTCTGGAAACAACTCCTCCCACTCCTTTGGGGCATACCTGCGCTCCCCAAGCTCCTCCTGTGGCTCGTCCTGCCCCAGCAACCTGGTCTATCGCACTGATCTATGCTCTCCCAGCACCTGTCAGctgggctcctccctccccagtggCTCTCAGGACACCTTCTGTGAGCCCACCAGCCACCAGACATCCCGTGTGGTGTCCAGCCCCTGCCAGATGTCCTACCACCTCCCGAGGACCTCCATGCTCTCCAGTCCTTGCCAGATGACTTGCTCTGGGTCTGTGGGCATTGGGTCCAGCAGCTGCCATTCCCTGGGCTATGGATCTAGAAGCTGCCAATCACTAGGTTGTGGATCCCAGAGCTTCAGATCGCTGGGTTATGGAGTCTATagcttcccttctctgagctaTGGATCCAGATTCTCCCGCCCAACCTACTCCACTTCCAGAAGCTGCCAGTCATCCTGTTATAGACCATCCTGTGGATCTGGCTTCTATACATCAACTTGTTGA
- the LOC110570047 gene encoding keratin-associated protein 13-1-like, with product MTYSSCSRNYSSHSFGAYLRSPSSSCGSSCPSNLVYHTDLRSPSTCQLGSSLPSGSQDTFCKPTSRQTSRVMSSPCQTSYHRPRTSTLSSPCQMTCSGSVGIGSSSCPSLGYGSRSCYSLGCGSQGSRSRSYGVCGFPSLGYGSRFWHPTYLASRSCQSPCYRPTCGSGFF from the coding sequence ATGACCTACAGCAGCTGCTCCAGAAACTACTCCTCCCACTCCTTTGGGGCATACCTGCGCTCCCCAAGCTCCTCCTGTGGCTCTTCCTGCCCCAGCAACCTGGTCTACCACACTGACTTACGCTCTCCCAGCACCTGCCAGctgggctcctccctccccagtggCTCTCAGGACACCTTCTGTAAGCCCACCAGCCGCCAGACATCCCGTGTGATGTCCAGCCCCTGTCAGACGTCCTACCACCGCCCGAGGACCTCCACGCTCTCCAGTCCTTGCCAGATGACTTGCTCTGGGTCTGTGGGCATTGGGTCCAGCAGCTGCCCTTCCCTGGGCTATGGATCCAGAAGCTGCTACTCACTGGGCTGTGGATCCCAGGGCTCCAGATCCAGGAGTTATGGAGTCTGtggcttcccttctctgggctaTGGATCCAGATTCTGGCATCCAACCTACTTGGCTTCTAGGAGCTGCCAGTCTCCTTGTTACAGGCCAACTTGTGGATCTGGCTTCTTTTGA